The Hymenobacter sp. 5317J-9 genome has a window encoding:
- a CDS encoding MFS transporter translates to MPPLPRRTLPLLYALILVDVVVGAAVGPVLPDFVRGLRQPQLWLSVGTGLFLGVQLFSAPLLGRLGDGYGRRPIFILSAVGTLLANALLLPVRAGLYFANRVSDGLTNGMYATARSAITDASAPERLFRNLGIEGAIISLGFVLGPMAAGLLLTALQVPAGQQATYVVRLALALAALNVLLALALPETHQQRNGVRGAELRTELARSINPLTLWARLSAKNASNPGIRRIVLTQVALTLSTGYYFYFVPFASLSALRMDARAISYFFMFFGTLSIGLNYVFYTYFADRINQRRAIVWLAALGTPVLAGYGLVGTSRAALYVLVTLDCLTLSLIQGLLEGLLARRTTDTDRGEIFGLNQAFQGLASFGTTLVFGALSVLDLRLPWAWFALCLAAVAWLAARRSDAPAAS, encoded by the coding sequence ATGCCGCCCCTCCCCCGCCGAACTTTACCGCTGCTGTACGCTCTGATTCTGGTTGACGTAGTGGTGGGGGCCGCCGTGGGCCCGGTGCTGCCCGATTTTGTGCGCGGCCTGCGCCAGCCGCAGCTGTGGCTGAGCGTGGGCACGGGGCTGTTTCTGGGGGTGCAGCTGTTTTCGGCTCCGCTGCTGGGGCGGCTGGGCGATGGCTACGGGCGCCGGCCCATCTTCATCCTATCGGCGGTGGGCACGCTGCTGGCCAATGCCCTGCTGCTGCCCGTGCGCGCGGGCCTGTACTTCGCCAACCGCGTGTCTGACGGCCTCACCAACGGCATGTACGCCACGGCCCGCTCGGCCATCACCGACGCGTCGGCGCCCGAGCGGCTGTTTCGCAATCTGGGCATCGAGGGCGCCATCATTTCGCTGGGCTTCGTACTGGGGCCCATGGCGGCGGGGTTGCTGCTCACGGCCCTGCAGGTGCCCGCCGGCCAGCAGGCCACCTACGTGGTGCGCCTCGCCCTGGCCCTGGCCGCCCTCAACGTGCTGCTGGCCCTCGCCCTGCCCGAAACCCACCAGCAGCGCAACGGCGTGCGCGGCGCCGAGCTGCGCACCGAGCTGGCCCGGAGCATCAACCCGCTCACGCTCTGGGCCCGGCTGAGCGCCAAGAATGCCAGCAACCCCGGCATCCGGCGCATTGTGCTCACGCAGGTGGCCCTCACGCTCAGCACGGGCTACTACTTCTACTTCGTGCCCTTTGCCAGCCTGAGCGCGCTGCGCATGGATGCGCGCGCCATCTCCTATTTTTTCATGTTTTTCGGAACACTGAGCATAGGGCTTAATTATGTGTTTTACACCTACTTTGCCGACCGCATCAACCAGCGCCGGGCCATTGTATGGCTGGCGGCGCTGGGCACGCCGGTGCTGGCCGGCTACGGCTTGGTGGGCACGTCGCGCGCGGCGCTCTACGTCCTGGTTACCCTCGATTGCCTCACGCTTTCGCTCATTCAGGGCCTGCTGGAAGGGCTGCTGGCCCGCCGCACCACCGATACCGACCGCGGCGAGATTTTCGGCTTGAACCAAGCCTTTCAGGGCCTGGCCAGCTTTGGCACCACGCTGGTGTTTGGGGCGCTGTCGGTGCTGGACTTGCGGCTGCCGTGGGCATGGTTTGCGCTGTGCCTGGCCGCAGTGGCCTGGCTGGCCGCGCGCCGCAGCGATGCGCCAGCCGCCAGCTGA
- a CDS encoding NAD(P)H-dependent oxidoreductase: protein MITLLSGTNRPNSRARRIANYYRTVLTGLGSESQILDLAELPADFLATALYANVGTNPEFNRLAAMLDAGDKLVIITPEYNASFPGALKAFIDGLAYPGGIAGKKAALVGLSSGGQGGLLAMAHLTDVLMYLGTSVLPQRVRLPFINQDLNAEDGLNHDLSRQLLQEQAKALLAF from the coding sequence TTGATTACGCTCCTCTCCGGTACCAACCGGCCTAACTCGCGCGCGCGCCGCATTGCCAACTATTACCGCACCGTGCTCACCGGACTTGGGTCCGAAAGCCAGATCCTAGATTTGGCCGAGCTACCGGCCGACTTTCTGGCCACGGCCCTCTACGCCAACGTAGGCACCAACCCCGAGTTCAACCGCCTGGCGGCCATGCTCGATGCCGGCGACAAGCTGGTCATCATCACGCCCGAATACAACGCCTCGTTTCCCGGCGCGCTCAAGGCGTTCATTGACGGCTTGGCGTATCCGGGCGGCATTGCGGGCAAGAAGGCGGCCTTGGTGGGCCTGAGCAGCGGCGGGCAGGGCGGTCTGCTGGCCATGGCCCACCTCACCGACGTGCTGATGTACCTCGGCACCTCGGTGCTGCCCCAGCGCGTGCGCCTGCCCTTCATCAACCAGGACCTGAATGCCGAAGACGGCCTCAACCACGACCTGTCGCGCCAGCTGCTGCAGGAGCAAGCCAAAGCACTGCTGGCGTTCTAG
- a CDS encoding DUF2062 domain-containing protein → MPLPEFQPEPLTVPAASSSRSWFRRRVVDPLLDLLKAGLSPRQLALTVGLGAAIGLIPALGTTTVLSALVALRLRLNVAAMQLATHLMTAFQLALLIPLLRGGAIIMGQGDKVAHLTLASLRQLIAQEGWGAVGQLLWRAELGALLIWALASVPLVLVLYFVLRAVFGRVLARQSTRTGE, encoded by the coding sequence ATGCCGCTTCCCGAATTCCAGCCCGAGCCTCTGACCGTGCCCGCCGCCAGTTCCTCCCGCTCATGGTTCCGGCGCCGCGTGGTCGACCCGCTGCTGGACCTGCTCAAGGCCGGTCTATCGCCCCGGCAGCTGGCCCTCACCGTGGGCCTGGGCGCGGCCATTGGTCTGATACCCGCCCTGGGCACCACCACCGTCCTGAGTGCCCTGGTGGCCCTGCGCCTGCGCCTCAACGTGGCCGCCATGCAGCTGGCCACGCATCTGATGACGGCGTTTCAATTGGCCCTGCTTATTCCGCTGCTGCGGGGCGGGGCCATCATCATGGGCCAGGGCGATAAAGTGGCCCATCTCACCCTGGCCAGCCTGCGCCAGCTCATTGCGCAGGAAGGGTGGGGCGCCGTAGGCCAACTCCTGTGGCGCGCCGAGCTGGGCGCGCTGCTCATTTGGGCGCTGGCCAGCGTGCCGCTGGTGCTGGTGCTCTATTTTGTGCTGCGGGCTGTATTTGGCCGGGTGCTGGCCCGGCAGAGCACCCGAACTGGTGAGTAG
- a CDS encoding YihY/virulence factor BrkB family protein, with product MTKLGSPAELPGPWWRELPILLHRAGRELGANDPLRLGAATAFFTSFALPPILIILIAVLGSLYSTSMVRLLLLNKISTVLGASAAGLVSQIVMNVADPQRSRWVTCAGFAFLVFVATTLFTVIQHSLNQLWQIRPKRGTGKVSQALRERARSGGILLATAVLSLLAFGSDAALGLFAESIRDFDATFGYYVVRGLNGLVAWLILAVWFGVTFRTLSLAKVPWRAVTRGAALTAVLISLGEVVLGQFLVARDLGPVYGPASSLVLVLLFVFYCAMIFYFGAAFTKAYAHRIGLDIRPKKTAVRYRLVNVEDEP from the coding sequence ATGACAAAGTTAGGTTCTCCGGCCGAGCTGCCGGGCCCCTGGTGGCGCGAGCTGCCCATTCTGCTGCACCGCGCGGGCCGCGAGCTCGGCGCCAACGACCCGCTCCGGCTGGGGGCGGCCACGGCGTTTTTCACGTCGTTTGCGCTGCCGCCCATCCTCATCATCCTCATCGCGGTGCTGGGCTCGCTGTATTCCACGTCCATGGTGCGCCTGCTGCTGCTCAACAAAATCAGCACGGTGCTGGGGGCCTCGGCGGCGGGGCTGGTGTCGCAGATTGTGATGAACGTGGCCGACCCGCAGCGCAGCCGCTGGGTGACGTGCGCGGGCTTTGCGTTTCTGGTGTTCGTGGCCACCACGCTGTTCACCGTCATTCAGCATTCGCTCAACCAGCTCTGGCAAATTCGGCCCAAGCGCGGCACGGGCAAAGTGTCGCAGGCCCTGCGCGAGCGGGCGCGCTCGGGAGGCATTTTGCTGGCCACGGCGGTGCTGTCGCTGCTGGCGTTTGGGTCTGATGCGGCGCTGGGGCTGTTTGCCGAAAGCATCCGGGACTTCGACGCCACCTTCGGCTACTACGTGGTGCGGGGGCTGAACGGGCTGGTGGCGTGGCTGATACTGGCGGTATGGTTCGGGGTCACGTTTCGCACGCTGAGCCTGGCCAAAGTGCCGTGGCGGGCCGTCACGCGCGGGGCGGCGCTCACGGCCGTGCTCATCAGCCTGGGCGAGGTGGTGCTGGGCCAGTTCTTGGTGGCCCGCGACCTGGGCCCGGTCTACGGGCCGGCATCGAGCCTGGTGCTGGTGCTGCTGTTTGTGTTCTACTGCGCCATGATTTTCTACTTCGGCGCGGCGTTCACCAAGGCCTACGCCCACCGCATTGGGCTGGACATTCGGCCCAAGAAAACCGCCGTGCGCTACCGGCTGGTGAACGTGGAGGACGAGCCCTAG
- a CDS encoding DEAD/DEAH box helicase, whose amino-acid sequence MQNPDTSAAGAAPQGAPAPKPDLQFADFALAPALLAGVADLNFTQPTPVQQLVLAPALEGQDVAGQAPTGSGKTAAYGLAVLQQVDATSATVQAIVLVPARELVLQVRDALQRLGKHVPNLRVAGYYGGHAMREEVKGLQQMPHVVVATPGRMLDHLERRTIIPNRLKVLVLDEADKLLELGFQEEMATIISRLPQRRQTLLFSATMPDKVLALVREYLTRPRVMNVGGSNATTLPESLVLRGHVVSAADQKPAALYHLISQPTAGRSLVFANTRDRVEELTRFLRGRGLAAEALHGKMLQPERDKSMMKLRNGSATVLVATDVAARGLDVNDLDTVVQFDPPHETDTFQHRAGRTARAGAVGTAHLIVTPFEQEKIKNWPTAKNVQWAGLRPPALPAAAPKAPRPSTVTLHVSAGKSGKISRGDLAGAFVSVGGLERDAVGRIEVFDHHSFVAVPEAQAEEVLARMQGAKVKGKKVKVALIR is encoded by the coding sequence GTGCAAAACCCCGATACCTCCGCCGCTGGCGCCGCCCCGCAAGGCGCCCCGGCCCCCAAGCCCGACCTGCAATTCGCCGATTTCGCCCTCGCCCCGGCCCTGCTGGCTGGCGTGGCCGACCTAAATTTCACTCAGCCCACCCCCGTGCAGCAACTGGTGCTGGCCCCGGCCCTGGAAGGCCAGGACGTGGCCGGCCAGGCGCCCACCGGCTCGGGCAAAACCGCCGCCTACGGCCTGGCCGTGCTGCAGCAGGTGGATGCCACTTCGGCCACGGTGCAGGCCATAGTGCTGGTACCGGCCCGCGAGCTGGTGCTGCAGGTGCGCGACGCCCTGCAGCGCCTGGGCAAGCACGTGCCCAACCTGCGCGTGGCCGGTTACTACGGCGGCCACGCCATGCGCGAAGAAGTGAAAGGCCTGCAGCAGATGCCCCACGTGGTGGTGGCCACCCCAGGCCGCATGCTCGACCACCTGGAGCGCCGCACCATCATCCCGAACCGTTTGAAGGTGCTGGTGCTGGACGAGGCCGACAAGCTGCTGGAGCTGGGTTTTCAGGAGGAAATGGCCACCATCATCAGCCGGCTGCCCCAGCGCCGGCAGACGCTGCTGTTCTCGGCCACCATGCCGGACAAGGTGCTGGCGCTGGTACGCGAGTACCTCACCCGGCCCCGGGTGATGAACGTGGGCGGCTCCAACGCCACCACCCTGCCCGAGAGCTTGGTGCTGCGCGGCCACGTGGTGAGCGCCGCCGACCAGAAGCCCGCCGCCCTCTACCACCTCATCAGCCAGCCCACGGCCGGCCGCTCGCTGGTGTTCGCCAACACGCGCGACCGGGTGGAGGAACTGACCCGCTTCCTGCGCGGCCGCGGCCTGGCCGCCGAGGCACTGCACGGCAAAATGCTGCAGCCGGAGCGCGACAAATCCATGATGAAGCTGCGCAACGGCTCGGCCACGGTACTGGTAGCCACCGACGTAGCCGCCCGGGGCCTCGACGTGAACGACCTCGACACCGTGGTGCAGTTCGACCCGCCGCACGAGACCGATACCTTCCAGCACCGCGCCGGGCGCACGGCCCGGGCAGGCGCCGTGGGCACGGCTCACCTCATCGTGACGCCTTTCGAGCAGGAAAAAATCAAGAACTGGCCCACGGCCAAGAACGTGCAATGGGCCGGCCTGCGCCCGCCCGCGCTGCCGGCCGCGGCCCCGAAAGCGCCCCGCCCGAGCACCGTCACGCTGCACGTGTCGGCGGGCAAGAGCGGGAAAATCAGCCGCGGCGACTTGGCCGGCGCCTTCGTGAGCGTGGGCGGGCTGGAGCGCGACGCCGTGGGTCGCATTGAAGTATTCGACCACCACAGCTTCGTGGCCGTGCCCGAGGCCCAGGCCGAAGAGGTGCTGGCCCGCATGCAGGGCGCCAAGGTGAAAGGCAAGAAAGTGAAGGTGGCCCTGATTCGGTAG
- a CDS encoding protein tyrosine phosphatase, which produces MRLLFICSQNKWRSLTAERLFDDHAHYEVRSAGTEPGARVRVTAGHLGWAEIILVMERRHADRLREKFAEELRGKTVVVLRIPDKYPFGDPALIALLRTKLAAHLPLL; this is translated from the coding sequence ATGCGCCTACTCTTTATCTGTAGCCAGAACAAGTGGCGCAGCCTCACCGCCGAGCGGCTTTTCGACGACCACGCGCACTACGAAGTGCGCTCGGCCGGCACCGAGCCCGGCGCGCGGGTGCGCGTGACGGCCGGGCACCTGGGCTGGGCCGAAATCATCCTCGTGATGGAGCGCCGCCACGCCGACCGCCTCCGCGAGAAGTTTGCCGAAGAGCTGCGGGGCAAAACCGTCGTGGTGCTGCGCATTCCGGACAAATACCCGTTTGGCGACCCGGCCCTGATTGCGCTGCTGCGCACGAAGCTGGCGGCGCATTTGCCGTTACTTTAG
- a CDS encoding M90 family metallopeptidase, with protein sequence MVYLISLAVLAAVLYAFYRYATADSRRRTEALAEEFPAAWRQILAERVAFYLSLTKKEKVRFEKQVQVFLASTRITGVQTEVDDVTRLLVAASALIPVFGFPEWEYGNLGEVLIVPDAWKLENDPDKEVKPLQGTLLGSVQNFQNQHYMRLSKASLEQGFRDGLDRQNVGIHEFAHMLDEADGVIDGLPKAALPPELLQPWTAVMQREIAAIQAGKSEINPYAATNEAEFFAVVTEYFFEKPEKLQENHPELYELLSRAFRQNPKKRFLRFAVDPREWLKTLRSRRKFGRNDPCPCGSGKKYKECHLAQAQAA encoded by the coding sequence ATGGTTTACCTGATTTCGCTGGCCGTGCTGGCCGCCGTGCTCTACGCTTTTTACCGCTACGCTACCGCCGACAGCCGGCGCCGCACCGAGGCCCTGGCCGAAGAATTTCCGGCCGCCTGGCGCCAGATTCTGGCCGAGCGGGTGGCCTTCTACCTCTCGCTCACAAAGAAGGAAAAGGTGCGGTTTGAGAAGCAGGTGCAGGTTTTTCTGGCCAGCACGCGCATTACGGGCGTGCAAACGGAAGTCGACGACGTGACGCGCCTGCTGGTGGCGGCCTCGGCCCTGATTCCGGTGTTTGGCTTTCCGGAGTGGGAATACGGCAACCTGGGCGAGGTGCTCATTGTGCCCGATGCCTGGAAGCTGGAAAACGACCCCGACAAAGAAGTGAAGCCGCTGCAGGGCACCCTGCTGGGTTCGGTGCAGAATTTCCAGAACCAGCACTACATGCGCCTTTCCAAGGCCTCGCTGGAACAGGGCTTCCGCGACGGGCTGGACCGGCAGAACGTGGGCATCCACGAGTTTGCCCACATGCTGGACGAAGCCGACGGCGTGATTGATGGCCTGCCCAAAGCTGCCCTGCCGCCCGAGCTGCTACAGCCCTGGACCGCCGTGATGCAGCGCGAAATCGCCGCCATTCAAGCCGGCAAGTCGGAAATCAACCCCTACGCCGCCACCAACGAGGCCGAGTTTTTCGCCGTGGTGACGGAGTACTTTTTCGAAAAGCCCGAAAAACTGCAGGAAAACCACCCCGAGCTGTACGAACTGCTCAGCCGGGCTTTCCGCCAGAACCCCAAGAAGCGCTTCCTGCGCTTCGCCGTGGACCCGCGCGAGTGGCTGAAAACCCTGCGCAGCCGCCGCAAATTTGGCCGCAATGACCCGTGCCCCTGCGGCAGCGGCAAGAAGTACAAGGAATGCCATTTGGCGCAGGCCCAGGCGGCGTAG